One Candidatus Finniella inopinata genomic window carries:
- a CDS encoding NAD(P) transhydrogenase subunit alpha, whose translation MDIQSLTSNSSKVLQAARELVENAKELDITVKHLAQQPGIEGMSPFMIGLTVFILACFVGYYVVWKVTPALHSPLMSVTNAISSVIIVGALIAAGPAVTGISTTFGFFAVVLASINIFGGFIVTQRMLKMFAKK comes from the coding sequence ATGGATATTCAAAGTTTAACATCTAACAGCAGTAAAGTCCTTCAAGCCGCGCGCGAGCTTGTTGAAAACGCCAAGGAATTGGATATCACTGTTAAGCATTTGGCCCAACAGCCTGGCATAGAGGGAATGTCCCCCTTTATGATTGGTTTGACGGTCTTTATTTTGGCCTGCTTTGTCGGCTATTACGTGGTCTGGAAAGTGACCCCTGCCCTTCATTCACCCTTGATGTCCGTGACCAACGCCATTTCCAGCGTCATTATCGTGGGTGCACTTATAGCCGCTGGCCCCGCTGTGACAGGCATTTCAACAACCTTTGGCTTCTTCGCCGTTGTCCTGGCCTCCATCAATATTTTTGGTGGATTTATTGTGACGCAACGAATGCTCAAAATGTTTGCAAAAAAATAA
- a CDS encoding NAD(P)(+) transhydrogenase (Re/Si-specific) subunit beta has product MSINLSAFFYLISAVCFIFSLKGLSSAATSRNGNLYGMCGMVIAILTTLLTPGVEQYRWIVLAIAIGGGIGYFIAKNIAMTALPQLVAAFHSLVGLAAVFVAASALYAPGIFHIGMEGRIGLTSLFEMGLGAIIGAITFTGSIVAFGKLQGLISGKPLIFPQQHKLNALIGVGIVVLLLLFVGTSSSFVFWMMTLLAFALGFLLILPIGGADMPVVISMLNSYSGWAAAGIGFTLNNNLLIITGALVGASGAILSYIMCKGMNRSIFNVILGGFGTDPAAASEAASGQSDKPVKVSSGEDAAYIMGNAGSVIIVPGYGMAVAQAQHALREMVDLLKQKGVKVRYAIHPVAGRMPGHMNVLLAEANVPYDEVLELEEINHDFSSTDVAFVIGANDITNPAAKTDATSPIYGMPILDVENARTVLFVKRSLASGYAGVDNDLFYRDNTLMVLGDAKKVCEQILKTLKE; this is encoded by the coding sequence ATGTCAATCAATCTATCCGCGTTTTTCTATTTAATCTCGGCTGTATGTTTTATTTTTTCCTTAAAGGGATTATCATCCGCAGCCACGTCGCGCAACGGTAATTTATATGGCATGTGCGGGATGGTTATTGCCATCCTCACCACCCTGTTAACGCCTGGGGTTGAACAGTATCGTTGGATTGTTCTGGCCATTGCCATAGGGGGTGGCATCGGCTACTTTATTGCCAAAAATATTGCCATGACAGCCCTGCCCCAGTTGGTTGCTGCCTTTCACAGTCTGGTTGGCCTAGCCGCCGTATTTGTGGCAGCCTCTGCCCTTTATGCCCCTGGTATTTTCCATATCGGCATGGAAGGCCGCATTGGTTTGACAAGCCTTTTCGAGATGGGCTTGGGTGCTATTATTGGTGCGATTACCTTTACGGGTTCGATCGTTGCCTTTGGAAAACTCCAAGGTCTTATAAGCGGCAAGCCTCTTATTTTTCCTCAACAACATAAGCTGAACGCCCTTATAGGGGTTGGCATTGTTGTCCTATTGCTTTTATTTGTTGGCACATCCTCTTCCTTTGTTTTTTGGATGATGACGTTGTTGGCCTTTGCGTTGGGATTCCTTTTAATTCTGCCCATTGGAGGGGCGGATATGCCTGTGGTTATCTCCATGCTGAATTCTTATTCAGGGTGGGCTGCTGCCGGTATTGGGTTTACCTTGAACAACAACTTGCTAATTATCACGGGCGCCCTGGTCGGCGCATCGGGTGCCATCCTTAGTTACATTATGTGTAAGGGGATGAACCGGTCAATTTTTAATGTTATTTTGGGTGGCTTTGGAACGGACCCAGCGGCCGCCTCTGAGGCCGCAAGCGGTCAGTCAGACAAACCTGTTAAAGTCAGCAGTGGTGAAGATGCCGCGTATATTATGGGCAATGCTGGTTCTGTGATTATTGTGCCAGGCTATGGTATGGCGGTGGCTCAGGCTCAACATGCATTGCGGGAAATGGTTGATCTTTTAAAACAAAAAGGGGTGAAGGTTCGGTACGCAATTCACCCTGTGGCAGGCCGTATGCCAGGCCACATGAACGTGTTGTTGGCCGAAGCCAATGTGCCGTATGACGAAGTTCTTGAACTGGAAGAAATCAACCACGATTTCTCATCCACAGATGTGGCCTTCGTCATTGGCGCCAATGATATCACCAACCCAGCTGCCAAAACTGATGCTACTTCCCCCATTTATGGGATGCCGATTCTAGATGTGGAAAATGCCCGTACGGTTTTGTTCGTGAAAAGATCTCTGGCGTCGGGCTATGCTGGTGTCGATAATGATTTATTCTATCGCGACAACACGCTGATGGTTTTAGGCGATGCCAAGAAAGTATGCGAGCAGATCTTGAAGACGTTAAAAGAATGA
- a CDS encoding DUF6314 family protein produces MNPILDRVFTGDYSYQRVISSPQLSLQGTACFEHSKANQKIYMEQGSYFLDGKEQTCYQKQFFSVEISRLYIHKSDHSLLHEFSLNDVSDFPFQLTHSHQCGNDAYHLTMTIHSANSFSTTYVVQGPFKDYTIDTVFSRMEAAVESVERIVKLFS; encoded by the coding sequence ATGAATCCTATTCTGGATAGGGTATTTACAGGTGATTATTCTTATCAACGAGTCATTTCATCACCGCAACTCAGCCTTCAGGGTACGGCCTGCTTTGAACACAGTAAGGCCAATCAAAAAATATATATGGAACAAGGGTCCTATTTCTTGGATGGGAAAGAACAGACCTGCTATCAAAAACAATTTTTCTCAGTTGAAATATCAAGGTTATATATTCATAAAAGCGATCACAGTTTATTGCATGAATTCAGCCTTAATGATGTGTCAGATTTTCCCTTTCAGTTAACCCACAGCCATCAGTGTGGAAATGATGCTTATCATTTAACGATGACTATTCATTCCGCAAACAGTTTTTCAACGACCTATGTCGTACAGGGGCCCTTCAAGGATTACACAATTGACACTGTTTTTAGCAGGATGGAAGCCGCAGTAGAATCAGTTGAACGGATCGTTAAGCTTTTTTCTTAA
- a CDS encoding nucleoside triphosphate pyrophosphohydrolase, which yields MTKKHRFKVDKLTRDKMPDIMRSLNIDGLVRIMDADEYLMRLQDKLLEEAKEVIAAKTPDEYVEELADVLEVMHALANRLGLSYEQIEEKRQEKKREKGGFEGRVYVAYGDVAADNENIRYYRDRSEDYPEIV from the coding sequence ATGACTAAAAAACATCGTTTTAAGGTTGATAAACTCACCCGCGACAAGATGCCAGATATTATGCGAAGTCTGAATATTGACGGGCTTGTGCGTATTATGGATGCGGATGAATATCTGATGCGCCTGCAAGACAAATTGCTGGAGGAGGCCAAGGAGGTCATTGCGGCCAAAACCCCTGATGAATACGTTGAGGAATTAGCTGATGTGTTAGAAGTCATGCACGCCCTGGCGAATCGACTGGGTCTATCATATGAACAAATTGAAGAAAAACGCCAGGAAAAGAAACGGGAAAAAGGCGGATTCGAAGGTCGCGTCTATGTTGCGTATGGTGACGTCGCTGCTGATAATGAAAACATCCGTTACTATCGGGATAGGTCTGAGGATTATCCCGAGATTGTGTAA
- a CDS encoding MFS transporter, whose product MVTVDRKSIASSLLGHLIERYDVALYGCLATVMSIHYFPTGNKDVAMLASFGTFAAGYFMRPLGGILFGSYGDRYGRKKAFLLSVGLTIIPTTIMGLLPTYAEIGIAASVIIFACRLAQGLCVGGEFGGVGVYIGEHVPANRVGFSASFVCAFGILGAVFGTALGSFCIAWFMPAWGWRLPFLIGALATLGAYFIRRRMQETPVFKQIEQSKTQCHSPLRTVLKQDPWNILCALGVGGCGHSLLYVSTLYLNDVYINKIGLTLHESLMVNTLIFLYWVLLSPVMGYISDRFDLQNFMQKTSLCILFLVFPLFFMLDKATTFYGTLIFQVLFSTLGVAFVAPISGLFTRLFPPKYRYTGVAFGITLGQAILGGTTPLICIYLAKSWGSLVAPGVYIFITTVIGFLSVTFLRRYDDAVMSFQQDTENRCFA is encoded by the coding sequence ATGGTTACCGTCGACCGAAAGTCTATCGCAAGCAGTCTTCTTGGACACTTAATTGAACGCTATGACGTTGCTTTGTATGGATGTCTTGCTACTGTCATGAGCATTCATTACTTCCCAACAGGTAATAAAGATGTAGCCATGCTTGCAAGTTTTGGCACGTTTGCAGCCGGCTATTTTATGCGCCCTTTAGGCGGCATTTTATTTGGATCTTATGGTGATCGTTATGGCCGTAAAAAAGCTTTCTTATTGTCTGTTGGGCTAACCATCATTCCAACGACAATCATGGGTCTGCTGCCAACTTACGCAGAAATTGGCATAGCCGCCTCCGTCATTATTTTTGCCTGCCGCCTTGCCCAGGGCCTTTGCGTTGGCGGTGAATTTGGGGGCGTGGGCGTTTACATTGGGGAACATGTGCCTGCAAACCGGGTTGGGTTCTCGGCAAGTTTTGTTTGTGCCTTTGGTATTTTGGGGGCCGTTTTCGGTACAGCGTTGGGTAGTTTTTGTATCGCATGGTTTATGCCCGCATGGGGATGGCGTCTTCCCTTTCTGATAGGTGCCCTTGCCACGTTAGGCGCATACTTTATAAGACGCCGTATGCAGGAAACTCCCGTCTTTAAACAGATAGAACAATCGAAGACGCAATGTCATAGCCCCCTTAGGACTGTTTTGAAGCAGGACCCATGGAATATTTTGTGCGCCCTTGGTGTTGGCGGATGTGGCCATTCATTGCTGTACGTATCAACCCTGTATTTGAACGATGTGTACATCAATAAAATTGGTTTGACATTGCATGAAAGTTTAATGGTCAATACGCTGATCTTTTTATATTGGGTTCTGTTGTCGCCCGTTATGGGGTATATTTCTGACCGCTTTGACCTGCAAAATTTCATGCAGAAAACGAGTCTTTGCATCTTGTTTCTAGTTTTCCCCTTGTTCTTCATGCTGGACAAAGCCACAACGTTTTACGGAACGCTTATTTTTCAAGTTTTATTTTCGACTTTGGGTGTTGCCTTTGTGGCCCCTATTTCCGGTCTGTTCACACGCCTTTTCCCACCAAAATATCGTTACACAGGGGTTGCCTTTGGAATTACACTGGGGCAAGCCATCTTAGGCGGAACGACTCCCCTTATTTGTATATATTTAGCAAAGTCGTGGGGAAGCTTGGTGGCACCTGGCGTCTATATTTTCATCACAACCGTCATTGGATTTTTATCCGTAACTTTCTTGCGGCGGTATGACGATGCGGTTATGTCTTTCCAACAAGATACCGAAAATCGTTGTTTTGCATGA
- a CDS encoding helix-turn-helix transcriptional regulator, which translates to MNNYRSVKEYNQSIQKKLSEIAKPLEDNLSIRFLTYRRFYNDGNLLYLFNHEQWMDYVLGSSNWVSSSFKKKIKLTTEQALIDNVWSEKVDHEDPILGSLYAHDIWHGISVYIKHNSYIESFAFAGTRATPQVLDIYSNHHYVLDHFRKYFYVQAKPLIDGYDRKLLIPFSLEEMMAPSDLNKKIEKFMQETSLNQIPLFLGGERYCAFQKGNGLSGGVCLWRTAKQIARRLGISFKTVETHLEHAKQKTDCQSKSDMIKVVMQNNDFRYLVGKT; encoded by the coding sequence ATGAACAATTACAGAAGTGTTAAAGAATATAACCAGTCAATTCAAAAAAAACTTTCGGAAATTGCAAAACCCCTTGAAGACAATCTTTCTATTCGGTTTTTGACATACAGGCGTTTTTATAACGATGGGAATCTTCTTTATTTGTTTAATCACGAACAGTGGATGGATTATGTTCTTGGTTCATCAAATTGGGTCAGTTCAAGTTTTAAAAAGAAAATAAAACTGACAACGGAACAAGCCTTAATCGACAATGTATGGAGTGAAAAAGTTGATCATGAAGACCCTATTTTAGGTTCCCTTTATGCCCATGACATTTGGCATGGTATTTCCGTCTATATCAAACACAATAGTTATATTGAAAGCTTTGCATTTGCGGGGACGCGTGCCACCCCCCAGGTTCTTGATATTTACAGCAATCATCATTACGTTCTTGATCACTTCAGAAAGTACTTCTACGTCCAGGCCAAACCTTTGATTGATGGCTATGATCGTAAGTTACTGATTCCCTTTTCTTTAGAAGAAATGATGGCCCCTTCAGACCTTAATAAAAAAATTGAAAAGTTTATGCAAGAAACTTCCTTGAATCAGATTCCTTTATTTCTGGGGGGGGAAAGATATTGTGCTTTCCAAAAGGGAAATGGATTGTCTGGTGGGGTGTGTCTATGGCGAACGGCCAAGCAGATCGCCAGACGCTTAGGCATTTCTTTTAAAACTGTCGAAACCCATCTGGAACACGCTAAACAAAAAACGGATTGTCAGTCAAAAAGCGATATGATTAAAGTCGTCATGCAAAACAACGATTTTCGGTATCTTGTTGGAAAGACATAA
- the def gene encoding peptide deformylase: MARLTVLTVPDARLRVKAVPILGVDDNIRQLMDDMLETMYAEDGAGLAATQVGINKRVVVLDLEDHAPGLGPLKIANPEIVWRSEDVQKNWEACLSVPGQSAQVERHTAIRLKYLDENNTTQEKDFVDWVSVCLQHEIDHLQGVLYVDHLSALRRNLLIEKAKKFKAS; the protein is encoded by the coding sequence ATGGCTCGTTTGACTGTTCTTACCGTCCCTGATGCTCGTTTGCGAGTGAAAGCTGTACCCATCTTGGGTGTGGATGACAACATTCGGCAGCTTATGGATGATATGCTAGAGACCATGTATGCTGAGGATGGGGCGGGGCTTGCTGCAACGCAGGTCGGAATTAATAAACGCGTGGTCGTGTTGGATTTGGAAGACCATGCGCCAGGCCTTGGTCCCTTAAAAATCGCCAACCCGGAAATAGTTTGGCGATCGGAAGACGTCCAAAAAAACTGGGAGGCTTGTTTGTCAGTACCAGGCCAAAGTGCACAGGTAGAGCGGCATACGGCCATTCGTTTGAAGTATCTGGATGAAAATAATACGACTCAGGAAAAAGACTTTGTCGATTGGGTCTCAGTTTGTTTACAACACGAAATTGATCATTTGCAAGGTGTTTTATATGTTGATCACCTATCGGCGTTAAGGCGAAATTTGTTAATTGAGAAGGCCAAGAAATTCAAGGCTTCTTAG